One stretch of Patescibacteria group bacterium DNA includes these proteins:
- the recO gene encoding DNA repair protein RecO, which produces MPSTFRTESIVIKKEPWREYDRLYTLYTREAGKIQAVARGSRRFQSRMAAHLEPFIITDVMIARGRQIDKLAGSERIHNFTATHARLEGIALMTYCFEVLDKLISAGQPDERIFNLTRELMEIVEQNHLLRERSFMVARIFSLKLLGFLGYEPELSRCLDCRKEAEGEGYFFNAARGGVVCPVCSERLGGRILGQIAISGEAINTLREFTCQGFTATLESYIMPQTARVLDLAIDEFLKYHLDRELKSEAYFYEVFA; this is translated from the coding sequence ATGCCATCAACTTTCCGCACCGAATCAATCGTGATAAAAAAAGAGCCGTGGCGCGAATACGACCGGCTCTATACTTTGTATACGCGCGAAGCCGGAAAGATCCAGGCCGTGGCGCGCGGGTCGCGGCGTTTCCAGAGCCGCATGGCGGCGCATCTTGAGCCGTTTATTATCACGGATGTAATGATCGCGCGCGGCCGCCAGATTGACAAGCTTGCCGGGAGCGAACGAATTCATAATTTTACGGCAACGCACGCACGGCTCGAGGGCATCGCGCTCATGACGTATTGTTTTGAGGTGCTGGATAAGCTCATAAGCGCCGGCCAGCCGGATGAGCGCATTTTTAACCTCACGCGCGAGCTCATGGAAATCGTGGAGCAGAACCATCTGCTCCGGGAACGAAGTTTTATGGTGGCGCGGATTTTTTCCCTGAAGCTGCTCGGTTTTCTGGGCTATGAACCCGAGCTTTCGCGCTGCCTGGATTGCCGCAAGGAAGCGGAAGGAGAGGGATATTTTTTCAATGCGGCCCGCGGCGGCGTTGTTTGTCCGGTTTGTTCCGAGCGGCTCGGCGGACGCATACTGGGGCAGATCGCGATAAGCGGGGAGGCGATCAATACTCTCCGCGAATTCACCTGCCAGGGCTTTACGGCCACGCTTGAGTCGTATATTATGCCGCAAACCGCCCGGGTTTTGGACTTAGCGATTGATGAATTCTTAAAATATCATCTGGACCGCGAGCTCAAGAGCGAGGCATATTTTTACGAGGTGTTTGCTTAG
- the ruvX gene encoding Holliday junction resolvase RuvX, translating into MRYLGIDYGGKRIGLAFGDSETKIAVPFTVLDNPGVEAVLDKLTRIIKDEDIGEIVVGMPYSLGEDTGAPGEQEKIISDFIARLGAASPVPVREQDERFTSAQVEKLLAGQKYPKEKKDAVAAMLILQGYLDKI; encoded by the coding sequence ATGCGATACCTGGGGATTGATTACGGGGGAAAAAGAATCGGGCTTGCGTTCGGGGACAGCGAAACAAAAATCGCGGTTCCTTTTACGGTTCTGGATAATCCGGGCGTGGAAGCAGTGCTTGATAAATTAACGCGAATTATTAAGGACGAAGATATCGGCGAGATCGTGGTCGGCATGCCGTATTCGCTCGGAGAAGACACGGGCGCGCCCGGCGAGCAGGAAAAAATTATTTCGGATTTCATCGCGCGGCTTGGCGCCGCATCTCCCGTACCGGTCCGTGAGCAGGATGAGCGGTTTACATCGGCTCAGGTTGAAAAATTATTAGCCGGGCAAAAATACCCAAAAGAAAAAAAGGACGCGGTCGCGGCAATGCTGATTCTGCAGGGATATCTTGATAAAATTTAA
- the map gene encoding type I methionyl aminopeptidase, which produces MAYVTKKSAEEIAILAEGGRILSEALKAIRERAVPGSGTEDLEMFARAELAKRGAEPSFLNYRPSGEREGYPGAICISINEEIVHGLSVPNRVLRKGDLVSLDFGAKYKGLFTDMAVTFYLGRPPQSVRRLIAATRQALRRAVKTVRPGAYLGDIGRTIERHATRYGFGIVRDLTGHGVGYAVHESPRVPNYDDPSLSDILLEPGMCLAIEPMLTMGDHRIKTRPDGWTIVAADGNLSAHAEVTVVVTERGRKVITPFID; this is translated from the coding sequence ATGGCATACGTAACTAAAAAATCGGCGGAAGAGATCGCGATATTGGCCGAGGGCGGCCGCATTCTTTCGGAGGCGCTTAAAGCGATCAGGGAGCGCGCGGTGCCCGGATCCGGAACAGAGGATCTCGAGATGTTCGCCCGCGCCGAGCTCGCGAAGCGCGGCGCGGAGCCGTCTTTTTTAAATTACCGGCCGTCCGGCGAGCGCGAAGGATATCCGGGCGCAATCTGCATTTCCATCAACGAAGAAATTGTGCACGGCCTGTCGGTGCCGAACCGCGTTCTCCGGAAAGGCGATCTTGTCAGCCTGGATTTCGGCGCAAAATATAAAGGGCTTTTTACGGACATGGCCGTTACGTTTTATCTGGGACGGCCGCCGCAATCGGTTCGCCGGCTTATTGCCGCGACGCGCCAGGCGCTCCGGCGCGCGGTAAAGACAGTGCGTCCGGGCGCCTATCTCGGCGATATCGGCCGTACGATTGAAAGACATGCCACGAGATACGGATTTGGAATCGTGCGCGATTTGACCGGCCATGGCGTGGGATACGCGGTGCATGAGTCGCCGCGCGTACCGAATTACGATGATCCGTCGCTTTCCGACATTTTGCTTGAGCCGGGCATGTGCCTCGCCATTGAGCCCATGCTTACGATGGGCGACCATAGGATTAAAACCCGGCCGGACGGATGGACAATCGTGGCGGCGGACGGAAATTTATCGGCCCACGCGGAAGTGACGGTTGTGGTGACGGAGCGCGGCAGAAAAGTGATTACGCCATTTATCGATTAA
- a CDS encoding nucleoside monophosphate kinase, whose protein sequence is MNIILIGTQGSGKGAQAERLAKHFCIPTISTGEILREEIYKKTELGRLAASYAGRGNLVPDDLINSIVRKTLLKEEFAGGIIIDGYPRNIVQAESLELFFHPDYVLLLDITDDEAVRRVSGRRVCRGCGATYNIVYKKPKSAGLCDKCGGKLIQREDSTPEVIKTRLAVYHLQTEPLIDFYEKRGVLIKIDGEQSIAKVFQEIVSKLKKHGIRN, encoded by the coding sequence ATGAATATAATTTTAATCGGCACACAGGGATCGGGTAAGGGGGCGCAGGCCGAGCGGCTTGCCAAGCATTTTTGCATACCGACAATTTCAACCGGCGAGATTTTGCGCGAGGAAATTTACAAGAAAACCGAGCTGGGGCGGCTGGCCGCCTCATACGCCGGGCGGGGCAATTTGGTGCCGGATGATTTGATAAATTCAATCGTGCGGAAGACGCTTCTCAAAGAGGAATTTGCCGGCGGAATAATTATCGACGGTTATCCGCGCAATATCGTGCAGGCCGAATCACTGGAGCTTTTTTTCCATCCGGATTATGTTTTGCTTCTTGATATTACGGACGACGAAGCGGTTCGCCGCGTCAGCGGCCGGCGGGTCTGCCGCGGCTGCGGCGCAACCTACAATATTGTTTATAAAAAACCCAAGTCGGCCGGGCTTTGCGATAAATGCGGCGGCAAGCTTATCCAGCGCGAAGACAGTACGCCCGAGGTGATTAAAACACGGCTTGCCGTGTACCACCTGCAGACCGAGCCGCTGATTGATTTTTACGAAAAGCGCGGCGTGCTTATTAAGATAGACGGCGAACAGAGCATTGCAAAAGTTTTTCAGGAAATTGTTTCAAAGTTAAAGAAGCATGGCATACGTAACTAA
- the secY gene encoding preprotein translocase subunit SecY, with translation MWWKKLLQVWKIKDLRKNILFVLGILVIFRIGAHIPIPGVNTDKLAEFFASNQVLGFLNVFSGGTMENFSILALGVAPYITASIIFQLLGMIVPSLEALMKEESGRQKINQYTRLLTVPLAALQAFAMISLLRQSQLGIIGALSSFQYAMIIVTATAGTVFLMWLGELITEKHVGNGISLLIFAGIITGLPKFVQQVAVTFDRDQVFTLVMYAAIAVVTVAGVVAINEAQRNIPVSYAKQVRGQKLYGGMNSHLPLRVNMAGVIPIIFAISIIIFPSMVAQFFIKARTEWVAAGAQFIIDILQNQLFYGIFYFVLVVAFTYFYTAVIFHPDQISENLQKQGGFIPGIRPGRFTAEYLGKVINRILLAGSLFLGLIAVLPLLVKAATGSQIMVIGGTSILIVVSVVIETVKQIESQLTMREYEGF, from the coding sequence ATGTGGTGGAAAAAACTTTTACAGGTTTGGAAAATTAAAGATTTACGCAAGAATATACTTTTCGTTCTGGGGATTCTTGTAATTTTTCGCATTGGCGCGCATATCCCGATTCCGGGCGTCAACACCGATAAACTCGCCGAATTTTTTGCTTCCAACCAGGTCCTCGGTTTTCTGAACGTGTTTTCCGGCGGTACGATGGAGAATTTTTCCATCCTGGCTCTTGGCGTGGCGCCTTATATTACGGCTTCGATTATTTTTCAGCTGCTCGGCATGATTGTTCCGAGCCTTGAAGCGCTGATGAAAGAAGAGAGCGGCCGCCAGAAGATAAATCAGTACACGCGCCTTCTTACGGTTCCGCTTGCCGCGCTCCAGGCATTCGCAATGATTTCGCTCCTGCGCCAGTCGCAGCTCGGCATTATCGGCGCGCTTTCTTCGTTCCAGTACGCGATGATTATTGTAACCGCGACCGCGGGCACGGTTTTTCTCATGTGGCTCGGCGAGCTCATCACGGAAAAACATGTCGGCAACGGCATCTCTTTGCTTATCTTTGCGGGTATTATTACCGGTTTGCCCAAATTCGTGCAGCAGGTGGCGGTGACATTTGACCGCGATCAGGTTTTCACGCTCGTTATGTACGCGGCAATTGCCGTAGTGACGGTCGCCGGCGTGGTGGCAATCAATGAAGCGCAGCGCAACATACCGGTATCATACGCGAAACAGGTGCGCGGCCAGAAGCTTTACGGCGGCATGAATTCTCATTTGCCGCTCCGCGTCAATATGGCCGGCGTGATTCCGATTATATTCGCGATTTCCATCATTATTTTTCCGTCAATGGTCGCGCAGTTTTTCATAAAGGCGCGCACCGAGTGGGTGGCCGCCGGCGCCCAGTTTATTATCGATATTCTCCAGAACCAATTATTCTACGGAATATTTTATTTTGTTCTGGTGGTTGCTTTTACCTATTTCTATACGGCGGTTATTTTTCATCCGGACCAGATTTCCGAAAATCTGCAGAAGCAGGGCGGATTTATACCGGGCATCCGGCCCGGCCGCTTTACGGCCGAGTATCTCGGCAAGGTGATAAACCGCATTTTGCTCGCCGGGTCGCTTTTCCTGGGCCTGATTGCCGTTCTGCCGCTTCTGGTTAAAGCCGCCACCGGCAGCCAGATAATGGTAATCGGCGGCACGTCAATTCTTATCGTGGTGAGCGTGGTGATTGAAACCGTAAAGCAGATTGAATCACAGCTTACGATGCGCGAATACGAGGGTTTTTAA
- the rplO gene encoding 50S ribosomal protein L15 — protein MKLELGNLKSAAGAKKRKKRVGRGNASGHGTYSCRGGKGQTARSGVSGLAHLGFRDTLRRIPKVRGFKSFAPHCAVIDLDVLSKHYKDGEKVSIETLHSRGLIGRIDKKNRGVKILGGGELTKKLIFEGVKFSKSALEKTKQAGGEIIEPKKS, from the coding sequence ATGAAACTCGAACTTGGGAATTTAAAAAGCGCGGCCGGCGCCAAGAAGAGAAAAAAGAGAGTTGGGCGGGGCAATGCCTCGGGCCACGGAACTTACAGCTGCCGCGGCGGCAAGGGCCAAACCGCGCGTTCGGGCGTTTCGGGCCTCGCTCATTTGGGTTTCCGCGACACGCTGCGCCGCATTCCCAAGGTGCGGGGGTTCAAGAGTTTCGCGCCGCATTGCGCGGTTATCGATCTTGATGTTTTATCCAAACATTATAAAGACGGTGAAAAGGTGAGTATTGAGACGTTGCACTCCAGGGGATTAATCGGTAGAATAGATAAGAAGAACCGCGGGGTTAAGATTCTGGGCGGCGGAGAGCTCACGAAGAAACTGATTTTTGAAGGCGTTAAATTTTCAAAAAGCGCGCTGGAAAAAACTAAACAAGCGGGCGGCGAAATAATCGAACCCAAAAAATCTTAA
- the rpsE gene encoding 30S ribosomal protein S5 has translation MDRGPRGRGGRPGDSEYDQRTLDIARVTRVTKGGKRMRFRTLIVMGNHKGRVGFGIAKGADVSMSVNKATNKAKKNMIDVPIVNETIPHDVRSKFAAARILLKPASRGSGIKAGGAVRVVLELAGVQNVTSKILGGSNKINNVKATFSALRQLRAPKGETKNKE, from the coding sequence ATGGACCGCGGACCGAGAGGCAGGGGCGGACGGCCGGGCGACAGTGAATACGATCAGCGCACGCTTGATATCGCGCGCGTTACCCGCGTTACCAAGGGCGGAAAACGCATGCGTTTCCGAACGCTTATCGTGATGGGCAACCACAAGGGACGCGTCGGTTTTGGCATTGCCAAGGGCGCGGACGTATCCATGTCGGTCAATAAAGCGACAAACAAGGCAAAGAAAAATATGATTGACGTGCCGATTGTCAATGAAACAATCCCGCATGACGTGCGCTCCAAGTTTGCCGCCGCCCGCATACTTCTCAAGCCGGCAAGCCGCGGCAGCGGTATCAAGGCCGGCGGCGCGGTTCGCGTCGTTTTGGAACTCGCCGGAGTGCAGAATGTGACGAGCAAGATTCTCGGCGGTTCGAACAAGATCAATAATGTCAAAGCGACTTTTAGCGCGCTTCGCCAGCTCCGGGCTCCGAAGGGCGAGACTAAAAATAAAGAATAA
- the rplR gene encoding 50S ribosomal protein L18: MKNAMKIKQEVLKRRRARVRAKVFGTAERPRLSVARTLKHVFAQLINDDSGKTLAAASDLKLTGKKAGTKTDRARAVGAMIAEAAIEKKIKRVVFDRSGRKYHGRIRALAEGAREAGLEF, from the coding sequence ATGAAAAACGCGATGAAGATAAAACAAGAAGTGCTTAAGCGGAGAAGGGCGCGGGTGCGCGCCAAGGTTTTTGGCACGGCCGAGCGGCCGAGGCTTTCGGTAGCAAGAACGCTTAAACATGTTTTCGCGCAGTTAATCAACGACGACTCCGGCAAGACGCTTGCCGCGGCCTCGGATTTGAAACTCACCGGCAAGAAAGCCGGAACAAAAACCGACCGGGCCCGCGCCGTCGGCGCCATGATTGCCGAGGCGGCCATTGAAAAGAAAATTAAACGCGTGGTTTTTGACCGTTCCGGAAGAAAATATCACGGACGAATCCGGGCGCTGGCCGAGGGCGCGCGCGAAGCCGGTCTTGAATTTTAA